TAACTGGGAAATTGTTGTTATTTGATATTGTAGAAGCCTTTATAAAAGCAGAGTATAAAAAGACTGAAGAAAGTGAAAAATTAATTGCAAAAATTAAAGCAATAGAAACTGTGAATCCTAATCAAGAAAATGATGACTTTTTTGATGAATTTTTGGAAAAATGGGACAGAGGAGAATACAAAGACTAGAAAAATTTAATTTTTAAATTTTTTGATTATATAATGAAATTTAAAATCGAACTTAAAATTTAACCTGTTTATATTCTTTTCTTTCTTAAGTTCGATTTTAAAGAAAGGAGTTAGTTAAAATGATTTTAACGGTGACAATGAATCCCTCTGTTGACATTTCATATCCTTTGGAAGAATTTAATTTAGATACTGTAAATAGAGTAGCTAAGGTTAGTAAAACTCCTGGTGGAAAAGGCTTAAATGTTACAAGAGTATTAAAACAATTAGATGATGAAGTTGTTGCAACTGGACTTATAGGTGGTGCTTTAGGAACAGATATTCAAAAGAAATTATCAAAAAAAGGAATAAAAAATGATTTTTTTGAAATTTCAGGAGAAACTAGAAATTGCATTGCAATTTTACATGAAGGAAATCAAACTGAAATATTAGAAAAAGGACCAATTATAACAAAATCTGAAAGTGAAAATTTTTTAAAACACTTCGAAGAATTAGTAAAAAATGAAAATACTAAAATTATCGCTATTTCAGGAAGTTTACCAGATGGATTGGAAACTAATTATTATTCAAAAATGATTGGAATCTGTGAAAAATATGGGAAACCAGTTGTTTTAGACTGTTCAGGAAAAGCATTAGTAGAAGTTTTGGAAAATGAGCACAAACCAAAAGTGATAAAACCTAATACAGAAGAATTGTCACAATTAATTGGAAAAGATGTGTCTAAAAATCCAGATGAATTGAAAGAAGTTTTAAAAGATAAATTATTTGAAAATATTGAGTGGATAATTGTTTCACTTGGAGCAGATGGAGCTTTTGCGAAACATAATGATAAATTTTATAAAGTAAATGTGCCTGACATAGAAGTTGTAAATCCTGTAGGTTCAGGGGATTCGACAGTTGCAGGGATAACATCAGCAATTCATGAAAATGCAAATGATGAAGATTTATTAAGAAAAGCAAACGTTCTTGGAATGCTAAATGCAATGGAAAAATTAACAGGATTTGTAAATTTAGAAAGATATGAAGAATTGTTTGGAAAAATTGAAGTAGTTAATTTGTAAGAAAGATTTATTAAAGAAGTTTATATAGTGTAAGAATAAAATTTGAAATTTATATCTAGATTTTTAATAATAGCTAAATACAGTATATTAATCATTTCCAACTTTCAGAATAGGTGGATATGCTTGGATTCTCTCATAATCAAGCTAATAGTTTTAAAATTGATTTTGAATGCTGTAAAATAAATTAAATTTTATTATGACTATATTTTATTTTATATAATTTAAATAAAGTTAAGTACAAAATAAATCAGAAATTGATAAAGATAATAATATTTTTAGGAGGAAATAAGGATGAAATTAACAGATCAAAAAAGAAAATATTTAGAAAATTTAAGTGATGAAAATGGATTTATATCAGCTTTAGCAATTGACCAAAGAGGAGCTTTGAAAAAAATGTTGAATAAACATCAAGCTTCAGAAGCAACAGCTGAACAAATAAAAGAATTTAAAGTATTAGTTTCAAAACATTTAACAAAATACTCTTCTTCAATCTTGTTAGATCCTGAATATGGATTGGATGCAGCAAAAGCTAGAGATAAAAATGCAGGATTGTTATTGGCTTATGAAAAAACTGGATATGATGCAAATGCAGTTGGAAGATTGCCAGATTGCCTTGTTGACTGGTCTGCAAAAAGATTAAAAGAAGAAGGAGCAGATGCTGTAAAATTCTTATTATACTATGACATAGATGAAAGTGATGAAATCAACAATCAAAAGAGAGCATACATGGAAAGAGTTGGAGCTGAATGCGTAGCTGAAGATATTCCATTCTTCTTAGAAATTTTAAGCTACAACTACAAAGATGCTGACAACAGCACAGCAGAATTTGCAAAATTGAAACCAAGAAAAGTTATCGAAGCAATGAAAGAATTTTCTAAACCAAGATATAACATAGATGTATTGAAAGTAGAGGTTCCTGTAAATATGAAATATGTTGAAGGATTTGCTGATGGAGAAGTTGTTTATACTAAAGAAGAAGCAGCAAGCTATTTCAAACAACAAGATGAAGCAACAAACTTGCCATACATTTATTTAAGTGCTGGAGTTAGTGCAAAATTATTCCAAGATACATTGAAATTCGCTCATGATTCAGGAGCTAAATTTAATGGAGTATTATGTGGAAGAGCAACTTGGGCAAATGGAGTGGAAGTATTCGCAAAAGACGGTGAAGAAGCTACAGTAAACTGGTTAAATACAGTTGGAAGAAAAAATATTGAAGAATTAAATGAAGTAGTTGCAAAAACTGCTACATCTTGGAAAGAAAAATAAAATAATATAAATTATATGTAATAAAAAAATTAAATAGTAGTATTAGCAAGGGGAGTCTACCCCTTGTTACAAATAAAAACAATTGTATTTTGCAAATACGTATAAATAACCAAATAATAATTGAAAAGGAGAAAATCACTATGACTAA
This genomic stretch from Leptotrichia sp. oral taxon 218 harbors:
- a CDS encoding tagatose-6-phosphate kinase, encoding MILTVTMNPSVDISYPLEEFNLDTVNRVAKVSKTPGGKGLNVTRVLKQLDDEVVATGLIGGALGTDIQKKLSKKGIKNDFFEISGETRNCIAILHEGNQTEILEKGPIITKSESENFLKHFEELVKNENTKIIAISGSLPDGLETNYYSKMIGICEKYGKPVVLDCSGKALVEVLENEHKPKVIKPNTEELSQLIGKDVSKNPDELKEVLKDKLFENIEWIIVSLGADGAFAKHNDKFYKVNVPDIEVVNPVGSGDSTVAGITSAIHENANDEDLLRKANVLGMLNAMEKLTGFVNLERYEELFGKIEVVNL
- the lacD gene encoding tagatose-bisphosphate aldolase; this translates as MKLTDQKRKYLENLSDENGFISALAIDQRGALKKMLNKHQASEATAEQIKEFKVLVSKHLTKYSSSILLDPEYGLDAAKARDKNAGLLLAYEKTGYDANAVGRLPDCLVDWSAKRLKEEGADAVKFLLYYDIDESDEINNQKRAYMERVGAECVAEDIPFFLEILSYNYKDADNSTAEFAKLKPRKVIEAMKEFSKPRYNIDVLKVEVPVNMKYVEGFADGEVVYTKEEAASYFKQQDEATNLPYIYLSAGVSAKLFQDTLKFAHDSGAKFNGVLCGRATWANGVEVFAKDGEEATVNWLNTVGRKNIEELNEVVAKTATSWKEK